The proteins below are encoded in one region of Triticum aestivum cultivar Chinese Spring chromosome 1B, IWGSC CS RefSeq v2.1, whole genome shotgun sequence:
- the LOC123129376 gene encoding protein DEHYDRATION-INDUCED 19 homolog 2, whose translation MDSGDAWGRSSSTSSSAAAARRLQSRYDLYMGFDDADAGGDEVEARGAEAYNCPFCGEDFDFVGLCCHIDDEHAVEAKSGVCPICATRVGTDLIGHLTMQHGSYFKMQRRRRVRKVSSGSHSLLSLLRKDLRDGSLQSFLGGSSYVSNPPAAAPDPFLQSLICSLPVAEPSKDFRSDSSDKTFLLNKFPDEKIVERAETSLSEKDQKERAQRSAFARGLVLSTIFDDDTM comes from the exons ATGGATTCCGGCGACGCGTGGGgccgctcctcctccacctcctcctccgccgccgccgcgaggcGCCTGCAGTCCCGCTACG ATCTGTACATGGGGTTCGACGACGCGGACGCCGGCGGGGACGAGGTGGAGGCGCGCGGGGCGGAGGCATACAACTGCCCCTTTTGCGGCGAGGACTTCGACTTCGTCGGGCTCTGCTGCCACATCGACGACGAGCACGCCGTCGAGGCCAAGAGCGGG GTATGCCCCATCTGTGCTACAAGGGTTGGGACGGACTTAATAGGCCACTTGACAATGCAGCATGGAAGTTACTTCAAG ATGCAGCGCAGGCGCAGAGTCCGAAAAGTATCTTCTGGGTCCCATTCTTTGCTGTCTTTGTTGAGAAAGGATTTAAGAGACGGCAGTTTGCAGTCCTTTCTTGGTGGATCATCCTATGTATCTAATCCTCCCGCTGCCGCCCCTGATCcatttttgcaatctttaatttgtAGTTTGCCTGTGGCTGAACCATCGAAAGATTTTCGTTCCGACTCATCTGACAAAACATTTTTGCTAAATAAATTCCCAGATGAAAAGATCGTAGAGAG AGCTGAAACATCTCTGTCCGAGAAGGATCAGAAGGAGCGGGCTCAAAGGAGTGCGTTTGCCCGTGGGCTTGTGCTTTCCACAATATTTGATGATGATACCATGTAA